CCTTCATTAATTGCTGCAATAACACCGAAACCTTCTGTGGCAGTAACGATTTCATTCGTGAAAGGATTGGTAATCGTCCGCCGATAATCCAATACTCCATTAATCAATGGCAATGTTTCCGGCTTGGCCATATTAATTTCATCAATATAAAGAAAAGTGCCCTGCTTCATGGCGTTGGTTACTGGTCCCGGAATAAATTGGATGGTTTGCTTTTCTTCTTCATAAGCTAGTGTTTTAAAACCCATCAAACTTTCCGCATCCAAGTCGACGGAGCAGTTCACACTATACATCGGGCGTTCAAATAAGGAAGAGAGTGTTTCTGCCAATTTTGTTTTCCCTGAGCCAGTCGGTCCTTTTAATAATATATTTTTACCCATGCTTAACGCGACAATCGCATCAATAAATAATTCTTGACTGGGAGGAAGATATCCGCCGGAACGAATGAGTTCTTTATGATCGGGCGACGTTTTTTTATTATTGTCAAGCAGTTTTTGTATTTCCTCTGGTAATTGAATGGCATTCATAGTTGGTTCTCCTTTCGAAATCAGATCAGAGTGATTCCGTTGCTCATAGCTTTTCAGTTCCGTTCACATTGTATTACTACTTGAGCAAAATTACAAAGAATGCGCAGTTGTTGCGCTATTGTTAAGCAATTGCTAAGATAAATATAATAACTCAACTTTCACCCTTTAAAAAGCAACTTCCATTGACAAAGAAAAGAAGGTAACGTGTAAGGCGACCGCTACGGCGGACCGTTTTGCTTTCCTAGGGGCACGCTCTTCAGCTAACTTTTGCCAAGAAGAGCACTTGGCAAAAGTGGATCTTCAGATGGTGCTGATCCCTCAGGAGTCAAAACGGTCCGCCTCCGCTAGTAGGGTATTCTATACGTTTGAAATAGCTGAACAAATAAAAATTAGATTAGACAGAACAGATTTTTCGTGGTGCGTGGTAAAAATATACAGCAATCATTCCTTGCTGTGCATGAAGCTATTCTCGATACAAACGATCCATGCTGTCATGCTTTGTAATGCTAAACCAACCATTGGAAACACCAGAATGATTGGCCGGAGCGGAAGCTATACACCATATTCTGTTCTAAAAATAGAAGGTCGCTTTAA
The nucleotide sequence above comes from Oceanobacillus timonensis. Encoded proteins:
- a CDS encoding ATP-binding protein yields the protein MNAIQLPEEIQKLLDNNKKTSPDHKELIRSGGYLPPSQELFIDAIVALSMGKNILLKGPTGSGKTKLAETLSSLFERPMYSVNCSVDLDAESLMGFKTLAYEEEKQTIQFIPGPVTNAMKQGTFLYIDEINMAKPETLPLINGVLDYRRTITNPFTNEIVTATEGFGVIAAINEGYIGTVPLNEALKNRFIVIDVPYIQGEQLEQLISDTTSLNDQQLITRFVTLSNDLITAVSQGKLAEDAASVRALLDACDLSAYLPPKRAILRSIVDKLDEEREKAFVENLADTLF